A genomic stretch from Chitinophaga lutea includes:
- a CDS encoding GntR family transcriptional regulator: MEFNNTLAIYLQIADYVCDQVQLRHWPPDAKVPSVRELAVTLEVNPNTVMRSYEHLQQQGIIYTRRGMGYFVSDDAVKKIAVLRKEQFLQEELPQFFRKMFLLGIELDELKGRYEKYKQQHVKAN, translated from the coding sequence ATGGAATTCAATAATACACTGGCCATTTACCTGCAGATAGCGGATTATGTGTGCGACCAGGTGCAGTTGCGTCACTGGCCGCCGGATGCCAAAGTGCCGTCGGTCCGCGAACTGGCCGTTACACTAGAAGTGAACCCGAACACCGTGATGCGCTCTTACGAGCACCTGCAGCAGCAGGGCATCATCTATACCCGCCGGGGCATGGGCTACTTCGTCAGCGACGACGCGGTGAAAAAAATCGCGGTGCTCCGCAAAGAGCAATTCCTCCAGGAAGAGCTTCCCCAATTTTTCCGGAAGATGTTCCTGCTGGGCATCGAACTGGATGAATTGAAAGGACGGTACGAAAAATATAAACAGCAGCATGTTAAAGCAAACTAA